The following are encoded together in the bacterium genome:
- the thrC gene encoding threonine synthase — protein MAYWRGLIEEYRSYLPVSDKTPVVSLKEGDTPLLYGSRISEKLGNGLKVYFKFEGLNPTCSFKDRGMTMAISKAVEEGSKAVICASTGNTSASAAAYSARAGLSCAVLLPHGSIALGKLAQSMIYGAKVLAVEGSFDQALALTRELADKYPITMVNSNNRYRIEGQKTAAFEIVDTIGDAPEYHAIPVGNAGNITAYWKGYQEYKQLGKSTRLPRMCGFQAAGAAPIVSGKVVENPHTIATAIKIGNPYSWKSAEAARDGSKGLIEAVTDEEILQAYEMLASLEGIFCEPASAASLAGVIKKNQEGYFTDGEKRIVCTLTGHGLKDPDTAVMRSNKPLVIKPEMGEILKALGF, from the coding sequence ATGGCTTATTGGAGAGGACTCATCGAGGAGTACCGGTCCTACCTGCCGGTCTCCGACAAGACCCCCGTCGTTTCCCTCAAAGAAGGCGATACGCCCCTGCTTTATGGGTCCCGCATCTCCGAGAAGCTGGGAAACGGGCTGAAGGTCTATTTCAAGTTCGAGGGACTCAACCCCACCTGTTCCTTCAAGGACCGGGGCATGACCATGGCCATCTCCAAGGCGGTCGAGGAGGGGTCGAAGGCGGTCATCTGCGCCTCCACCGGCAATACTTCGGCCTCGGCGGCGGCTTATTCGGCCCGGGCGGGGCTTTCCTGCGCCGTGCTCCTGCCCCATGGTTCCATCGCGCTCGGCAAGCTGGCCCAGTCCATGATCTATGGCGCGAAGGTGCTGGCGGTGGAAGGCAGCTTCGACCAAGCCCTCGCCCTGACCCGGGAGTTGGCGGACAAATATCCGATCACCATGGTGAACTCGAACAATCGTTACCGCATCGAAGGCCAGAAGACGGCCGCCTTCGAGATCGTGGACACCATCGGCGACGCGCCCGAATACCACGCCATTCCCGTCGGCAACGCGGGGAACATCACTGCCTACTGGAAGGGCTATCAGGAATACAAACAACTGGGCAAGTCCACCCGGCTGCCCCGCATGTGCGGGTTCCAGGCGGCGGGCGCCGCCCCCATCGTGTCGGGGAAGGTGGTGGAGAACCCCCACACCATCGCCACGGCCATCAAGATCGGGAATCCCTATTCGTGGAAATCGGCCGAGGCCGCGCGCGACGGGTCCAAAGGCCTCATCGAAGCGGTCACGGACGAGGAGATCCTGCAGGCCTACGAGATGCTGGCTTCCCTGGAGGGCATTTTCTGCGAGCCCGCTTCCGCCGCGTCCCTGGCCGGGGTCATCAAGAAGAACCAAGAAGGCTATTTCACCGACGGGGAGAAGCGGATCGTTTGTACCCTGACCGGCCACGGCCTGAAGGACCCGGACACGGCGGTCATGCGCAGCAATAAACCTTTGGTCATCAAGCCCGAGATGGGCGAGATCTTGAAGGCCCTGGGCTTTTAA
- a CDS encoding aspartate kinase: MAIIVQKFGGSSVADAAKMLEVAARIAKTRKKGNQVVVVVSAPGDTTDDLIEMAKKITDDPEEREMDVLLATGEQQSIALLAMAIRAQGCDSISFTGPQVGIVTDNVHTKARIVKVGDSTIRKALNAGKVVVVAGFQGMNRNNEITTLGRGGSDLTAVAIAAALKADVCEFYKDVDGVFTANPSMVKDARKLNVISYDEMLEMASAGAQVLNARSVEFAKNFGIKIHVRPTFNEKEGTIVMQETKAMEKVVISGVTYTKNEAKITVRGVPDRPGIASILFSRLGKAGVNVDMIIQNIGEKGHSDVSFTVDKGEFKKAMKVVQEASKSLKPAGVISDEDIAKVSVVGVGMRSHSGVAANMFTALAEAGVNIEMISTSEIKISVVIDQKDVAKAVSAIHKKFHLGKKA, encoded by the coding sequence ATGGCGATCATTGTCCAAAAATTCGGCGGCTCCTCGGTGGCCGACGCGGCCAAGATGCTGGAGGTGGCCGCCCGCATCGCCAAGACCCGCAAAAAAGGGAACCAGGTGGTGGTCGTGGTCTCCGCACCCGGGGACACCACCGACGACCTGATCGAGATGGCGAAGAAGATCACCGACGATCCCGAGGAGCGGGAAATGGACGTGCTGCTCGCCACCGGTGAGCAACAATCCATCGCGTTGCTGGCCATGGCCATCCGGGCCCAGGGCTGCGACTCCATCTCCTTCACCGGTCCCCAGGTCGGGATCGTGACCGACAATGTCCATACCAAGGCCCGCATCGTGAAGGTGGGGGATTCGACCATCCGCAAGGCCTTGAACGCCGGGAAAGTGGTGGTGGTGGCCGGTTTCCAGGGCATGAACCGCAACAACGAGATCACGACCCTGGGACGGGGCGGGAGCGACCTGACGGCGGTGGCCATCGCCGCGGCCTTGAAAGCGGACGTCTGCGAGTTCTATAAGGATGTGGACGGCGTCTTCACGGCCAACCCCTCCATGGTGAAGGATGCCCGTAAACTGAACGTCATCAGCTACGATGAAATGCTGGAGATGGCCAGTGCGGGGGCCCAGGTCCTGAACGCCCGCTCGGTGGAATTCGCCAAGAACTTCGGCATCAAGATCCATGTGCGGCCCACATTTAACGAAAAGGAAGGGACGATCGTCATGCAAGAGACCAAAGCCATGGAAAAGGTGGTCATCAGCGGGGTGACCTACACCAAGAACGAGGCCAAGATCACGGTGCGTGGCGTTCCGGACCGCCCCGGCATCGCCTCCATCCTCTTCTCCCGGTTGGGCAAGGCGGGCGTCAACGTGGACATGATCATCCAGAACATCGGGGAGAAGGGGCATTCGGACGTTTCCTTCACCGTGGACAAGGGCGAGTTCAAGAAGGCCATGAAGGTGGTCCAGGAGGCCTCCAAGTCCTTGAAACCCGCCGGGGTCATCAGCGACGAGGATATCGCCAAGGTCTCGGTGGTGGGCGTGGGCATGCGCTCCCATTCGGGCGTGGCCGCCAACATGTTCACCGCCCTGGCCGAGGCCGGCGTGAACATCGAGATGATCTCGACCTCGGAGATCAAGATCTCGGTCGTGATCGACCAGAAGGACGTGGCCAAGGCCGTTTCGGCCATCCACAAGAAGTTCCATTTGGGCAAGAAAGCTTAA